Part of the Catalinimonas alkaloidigena genome is shown below.
AAGCTATACGTAGTAGAAACAAGCTCTTCAGGGCTGTTCAGCGAGGGACGCATGTTGTTATAGGTAAAATCGTAATAGGCTACTTCGTTTTCAAAGCGGTCTTCCTCAAAGTTTTTAGCCAGGCGCATATCTCTTATGCCCAGTGGGTAGAGAATTTCTTTCTTCACGTAGTCTTCATAACCTTCGCCGGAAACCGCTTCAATCACTTTACCTAAGAGGGCGTAACCGAAATTAGAGTAATCATAATAAGCACCCGGACGATACGGCATGTGCTTGGAGAGGATAAACTCAATGATGGTATCCAGGTCAGGTGAAGACGTTTCGCCCATATCTTCGGCTATCTTATGAGGGATAAACATAGGGTCACCATAGGTCCGCTTGCTCCAGCCGGAGGTGTGGTTGAGCAGGTGTCTGACTTCAATGTTATAGATCTTTCTGTCCTTGATCTTATCGTAAACTCCCCCTTGTAGTATTCCTTCTTTACCAAATACTTTATCTTCTAATTGTAACTTACCATCCTCATATAGTTTCATCACTGCTACAGCAGTGATCAGCTTAGAGATGCTACCAATACGGAAAAGGTGATAAGGTTGGGTTGTCTGTTGCGCATCAATGTCAGTATGGCCAAAACCTTTGGTATAAATTAACTGACCATCTTTGACGATCCCTACCGAGGCTCCGATAATTCCCTGGCGCTTGATGAAGCGATGCATGGCGGAGTCTACATGAGACAAAGCCTTAAGGTTAGAGTTTTCATTGGAAAGGTTGGTGACGCTTTTAACCACTTCCATGCCACTGCTACCAAAAGCTT
Proteins encoded:
- a CDS encoding serine hydrolase domain-containing protein; translation: MLGTVKIPLQNFPLLRMSNLVAGLIFTLLILGIPFTIADGDHEAFGSSGMEVVKSVTNLSNENSNLKALSHVDSAMHRFIKRQGIIGASVGIVKDGQLIYTKGFGHTDIDAQQTTQPYHLFRIGSISKLITAVAVMKLYEDGKLQLEDKVFGKEGILQGGVYDKIKDRKIYNIEVRHLLNHTSGWSKRTYGDPMFIPHKIAEDMGETSSPDLDTIIEFILSKHMPYRPGAYYDYSNFGYALLGKVIEAVSGEGYEDYVKKEILYPLGIRDMRLAKNFEEDRFENEVAYYDFTYNNMRPSLNSPEELVSTTYSFNIEALAAAGGWLATSTDLLKFLVAVDGFKNTPDILSNESLLTMVKPGHGGNRPYGWRGITPDGTWWRTGTLAGTSAIMKRLDNGISWVVLANTTSRRSRYFNGKVNYIMHNSFEKMQEWPSQDLFALSYY